DNA from Pajaroellobacter abortibovis:
TTTTGCACCGCACGGGCCTGGATTTTCGGGCGATTGGACGTGGTTTCACGTGGTCCCGTATTGGGGATCTCCCCTTTCAACTTTCCTCTCAATCTGGCTGTGCACAAGATCGCACCTGCGTGCGCTGGCAGCAGGGTGCAGTGTTCTTCTGAAAACCCCTCCTCAGACGCTGCTCATGCCCCATTAGCGGAGGTGATTCGACTTGCAGGCATTCTATCGGGGGCTGTGTAGATGGTTCTTTGTGCTAATCCGATAGGGGAAAAATGGGTGCGTGATGATCATTTTACCACTCTCTTCTTTACAGTGATTGATCGGATTCTGATTCGGTGCATTTGGATATGCGTGTCAGGCTTGTATCAAAAGTTCAGAGTCTCCACGTGCATACTTGGATTGCAAGAGATCTTTTCGAAGCGTTGAGGGAGCGAGTTAATGAGTGGGCTTCTCATCCTCCTTTGAATGAAACGGGATGGATAGGCCCTTTGATGGATGAGGCGAGCGTACAGGGCGTGCATTCGTGGTGTGAGGAAGCGCTGCAAGCGATGGCACACATCTCCTCTGCGGCGCGATCGAAACCATTTACACCTGATCGCGTTGAAATTCCATCCTCCTCCACGGGTCTTCGCGTGATTGAAGAGAAAGTGTTTGGACCTGTTCTTGTGGTGCAGCCCTATCGCGAGTGGGAGCATACGCTTGCCATGACCAAGGCATCTCGCTATGGTTTATGGGTAGGTCTGTACACGGATTCGGCGCATCGGATCTGTGAAGCGTTTTAAAAACTCCAAGTCGGTGTGTTGATTGTCAATGAAATCCCTACCTTTCGAATAGATGCCATGCCTTATCTTATGGAAGCGTCAAAGACTCGGGGGTGGGGCGTGAAGGCTCCGATTTGCTATCGGAGAAATGACAGAATAAACGCCTTGCGATGAGACATCGCGCCTTCCATTGACTGTTCATTAAGCTAATTTTAGGTGAATTCCATGCCTCTCGAACACAGTACGCTTTATCAGACACTCGCTTCAGTCCAAGACCCGCTTTTGCAGAAACCTATCACGGAACTTGGAATCGTCAGTGATCTGTCCGTGATGGGGGGAGAGGTACACCTTGTCCTCGATCTCAGAGGAAAAGAAAGAGGAGAGAGGGGACGTCACTCCATTCTTGGAAGCCAGATCCGTGAGAAACTTTCCGTTCTTCCCGAACTGCGAGGGCTTGAAATCCGATGGCGGGAGGAGGTGATCAGCCGATCGGTTGGTCAGGATGATCCAGTCCCTCACGTCAAGCAGATAGTCTTTGTGATGAGTGGGAAAGGTGGGGTTGGCAAGAGCACGATAGCGACCAATTTGGCTGCGACTCTCTGTCAGATGGGGTACAGGGTAGGGATTTTGGACGCGGATATTTATGGCCCTTCGATCCCGACCAT
Protein-coding regions in this window:
- a CDS encoding aldehyde dehydrogenase family protein, with the protein product MVSRGPVLGISPFNFPLNLAVHKIAPACAGSRVQCSSENPSSDAAHAPLAEVIRLAGILSGAV
- a CDS encoding aldehyde dehydrogenase family protein; translated protein: MRVRLVSKVQSLHVHTWIARDLFEALRERVNEWASHPPLNETGWIGPLMDEASVQGVHSWCEEALQAMAHISSAARSKPFTPDRVEIPSSSTGLRVIEEKVFGPVLVVQPYREWEHTLAMTKASRYGLWVGLYTDSAHRICEAF